Proteins encoded within one genomic window of Triticum aestivum cultivar Chinese Spring chromosome 2D, IWGSC CS RefSeq v2.1, whole genome shotgun sequence:
- the LOC123052670 gene encoding NADH dehydrogenase [ubiquinone] flavoprotein 1, mitochondrial, translating into MALRWALLRSAEISPGRKAALEYLHSLSKAQPTRSISCTGLHPAGRSFSTQAATTSSTPQPPPPPPPPEKTHFGDLKDEDRIFTNLYGLHDPFLKGAMKRGDWYRTKDLVIKGADWIVNEMKKSGLRGRGGAGFPSGLKWSFMPKVSDGRPSYLVVNADESEPGTCKDREIMRHDPHKLLEGCLIAGVGMRASAAYIYIRGEYVNERLNLEKARQEAYASGLLGKNACGSGYDFDVHIHFGAGAYICGEETALLESLEGKQGKPRLKPPFPANAGLYGCPTTVTNVETVAVSPTILRRGPEWFASFGRKNNSGTKLYCISGHVNKPCTVEEEMSIPLKELIEKHCGGVRGGWDNLLAVIPGGSSVPLLPKHICDDVLMDYDALKAVQSGLGTAAVMVMDKSTDVVDAIARLSYFYKHESCGQCTPCREGTGWLWMIMERLKVGNAKLEEIDMLQEVTKQIEGHTICALGDAAAWPVQGLIRHFRPELERRIRDRADSELLMAASA; encoded by the coding sequence GCTGCACTTGAGTACTTGCATTCTCTATCAAAGGCACAGCCTACTCGTTCTATCTCATGTACTGGCCTGCATCCTGCTGGCAGATCATTCAGCACCCAGGCTGCTACTACATCAAGCACACCACAgcctccaccaccacccccacctCCAGAGAAGACTCACTTTGGTGACCTTAAAGATGAAGATCGTATTTTCACCAACCTCTATGGTCTTCATGACCCTTTCCTGAAAGGTGCAATGAAGAGAGGTGACTGGTATAGAACCAAGGATTTAGTGATTAAAGGGGCAGACTGGATAGTGAATGAAATGAAGAAATCAGGTCTACGAGGGCGCGGAGGTGCAGGTTTTCCGTCTGGCCTCAAATGGTCCTTCATGCCCAAAGTGTCTGATGGACGCCCTTCTTATCTTGTTGTTAATGCTGATGAGAGTGAACCAGGAACTTGTAAAGACAGGGAAATCATGCGTCATGACCCCCACAAGCTTCTGGAAGGGTGCCTGATTGCTGGAGTTGGAATGAGGGCATCAGCTGCTTACATCTACATTCGAGGTGAATATGTGAATGAGCGTCTGAACCTTGAGAAAGCTCGGCAGGAAGCATATGCATCAGGACTTCTTGGTAAGAACGCTTGCGGGTCAGGCTATGATTTTGATGTACATATACATTTTGGTGCTGGTGCCTACATTTGTGGTGAAGAGACTGCCCTACTGGAGAGCCTTGAAGGCAAGCAGGGTAAACCAAGGctgaaaccacctttccctgccaATGCTGGGCTGTATGGCTGCCCCACAACTGTCACAAATGTTGAAACTGTTGCTGTGTCTCCAACAATTCTTAGGCGTGGCCCAGAATGGTTTGCGAGTTTTGGACGCAAGAATAACTCGGGAACAAAACTTTACTGCATCTCAGGTCATGTGAACAAACCTTGTACCGTTGAGGAGGAAATGAGTATACCTCTGAAGGAATTGATCGAGAAGCACTGTGGAGGTGTGAGAGGAGGATGGGACAACCTGCTTGCAGTTATCCCTGGCGGTTCATCTGTTCCTCTGTTGCCAAAGCACATATGTGATGACGTGTTGATGGACTATGATGCACTAAAGGCTGTACAGTCCGGATTAGGCACTGCAGCAGTTATGGTGATGGACAAATCCACAGATGTAGTTGATGCGATTGCTAGACTGTCATACTTCTATAAGCATGAGAGCTGTGGGCAGTGCACGCCTTGCCGTGAGGGTACAGGATGGCTCTGGATGATCATGGAGAGGCTCAAAGTGGGCAATGCAAAGCTAGAAGAGATCGATATGCTTCAGGAGGTGACGAAGCAGATTGAAGGCCACACGATCTGCGCCCTCGGGGATGCTGCAGCATGGCCTGTGCAGGGTCTTATCAGGCACTTCAGGCCTGAGCTGGAAAGGAGGATCCGCGATCGAGCTGATAGCGAGCTGCTGATGGCAGCTTCTGCATGA